From one Streptomyces sp. CA-210063 genomic stretch:
- the paaN gene encoding phenylacetic acid degradation protein PaaN codes for MAAELSAHTLIAKHRPTLDQALEAIRTRAYWSPHPEHPKAYGENGSLGMAEGKAAFDALLGTRLDLGQPGTDDWVGGEISPYGIELGVTYPHADIDTLLPAMKTGRRAWRDAGAEARAAVCLEILKRISDRTHEFAHAVMHTSGQAFMMAFQAGGPHAQDRGLEAVAYAYAEQVRTPDNAEWTKPQGKRDPLALTKRFKPVPRGIALVIGCNTFPTWNGYPGLFASLATGNAVLVKPHPRAVLPLALTVQVAREVLAEAGFDPNLVALAAERPGEGIAKDLATRPEIRIIDYTGSTSFGDWLEANARQAEVYTEKAGVNTVLVDSTDNYKGMLSNLAFSLSLYSGQMCTTPQNLLIPRDGITTDEGPKSYDEVVTDLAESVGGLLGDDARANALLGAIVNPDVKARLDAAASLGEVALASREISNPEFPDAVVRTPVIVKLDGARKYWERTDDEAAYMSECFGPVSFAVAVDSVTDAVELLRRTISDKGAMTVGAYTTSGEVAEAVEEACLEECAQLSLNLTGGVYVNQTAAFSDFHGSGGNPAANAALCDGAFVANRFRVVEVRREA; via the coding sequence ATGGCCGCCGAACTGTCCGCGCACACCCTCATCGCCAAGCACCGGCCCACCCTCGACCAGGCACTGGAGGCGATCCGCACACGCGCGTACTGGTCCCCCCACCCCGAGCACCCCAAGGCGTACGGCGAGAACGGCAGCCTGGGCATGGCCGAGGGCAAGGCCGCCTTCGACGCCCTCCTCGGCACGCGCCTCGACCTCGGCCAGCCCGGCACCGACGACTGGGTCGGCGGCGAGATCTCCCCGTACGGCATCGAACTGGGCGTCACCTACCCGCACGCCGACATCGACACGCTGCTGCCCGCCATGAAGACCGGCCGGCGCGCGTGGCGCGACGCGGGCGCTGAGGCGCGCGCGGCGGTGTGCCTGGAGATCCTCAAGCGGATCAGCGACCGCACCCACGAGTTCGCCCACGCGGTCATGCACACCAGCGGCCAGGCCTTCATGATGGCCTTCCAGGCCGGCGGCCCGCACGCCCAGGACCGCGGCCTGGAGGCCGTGGCGTACGCGTACGCGGAGCAGGTCCGCACCCCCGACAACGCCGAGTGGACCAAGCCCCAGGGCAAGCGCGACCCACTCGCGCTCACCAAGCGGTTCAAGCCCGTCCCACGCGGCATCGCCCTGGTCATCGGCTGCAACACCTTCCCGACGTGGAACGGCTACCCGGGCCTGTTCGCCTCCCTCGCCACCGGCAACGCGGTCCTCGTCAAGCCCCACCCGCGCGCGGTCCTGCCGCTCGCCCTCACCGTCCAGGTCGCCCGCGAGGTCCTCGCCGAGGCCGGCTTCGACCCCAACCTGGTCGCGCTGGCCGCCGAACGCCCCGGCGAAGGCATCGCCAAGGACCTGGCCACCCGCCCCGAGATCCGCATCATCGACTACACCGGATCGACGTCCTTCGGCGACTGGCTGGAGGCCAACGCCCGCCAGGCGGAGGTCTACACGGAGAAGGCCGGCGTCAACACGGTGCTCGTCGACTCCACCGACAACTACAAGGGCATGCTCTCCAACCTGGCCTTCTCCCTGTCCCTGTACAGCGGCCAGATGTGCACCACCCCGCAGAACCTGCTGATCCCCCGCGACGGCATCACCACCGACGAGGGCCCCAAGTCCTACGACGAGGTCGTCACCGACCTCGCCGAGTCGGTCGGCGGCCTGCTGGGCGACGACGCCCGCGCGAACGCCCTGCTCGGCGCGATCGTGAACCCCGACGTCAAGGCCCGCCTCGACGCCGCCGCTTCACTCGGCGAAGTCGCCCTCGCCTCACGGGAGATCAGCAACCCCGAGTTCCCGGACGCGGTCGTCCGTACGCCGGTGATCGTGAAGCTCGACGGCGCACGGAAGTACTGGGAGCGGACCGACGACGAGGCCGCCTACATGAGCGAGTGCTTCGGGCCGGTGTCGTTCGCCGTCGCCGTCGACTCGGTCACGGACGCCGTGGAATTGCTGCGCCGGACCATCAGCGACAAGGGCGCGATGACCGTCGGCGCGTACACCACCTCCGGTGAGGTGGCCGAGGCCGTCGAGGAGGCCTGCCTGGAGGAGTGCGCGCAGTTGTCGCTGAACCTCACGGGTGGGGTGTATGTGAACCAGACTGCGGCGTTCTCCGACTTCCATGGGTCCGGTGGGAACCCGGCAGCCAACGCGGCGTTGTGCGACGGGGCGTTCGTGGCCAATCGGTTCCGTGTGGTGGAAGTTCGGCGCGAGGCGTAG
- a CDS encoding TrmH family RNA methyltransferase, protein MNDPVSGPVDDPAGGPVTGSDDRPSDHPTDDPLRTWRRLAGTSVLLDGFHALKHAVRFGAEVPVAVTADRTAALALADDLAPDVRDRLAHLLREVPEETYRGLVPRPHPTAVAALAVRRSRATNLAALAHTPRTAPIVVLDNPRNLGNAGAVIRLAAGFGATGVVTTGTLDPWHPTVVRGGAGLHFATAVERLEVAELPPGPLFALDPEGDDIRGMKLPDDAVLAFGSERSGLSTELRARADHLLSLPMRPQVSSYNLATSVAMTLYHWSSGAF, encoded by the coding sequence ATGAACGATCCGGTGAGCGGACCAGTGGACGACCCGGCGGGCGGCCCGGTGACCGGATCGGACGACCGCCCGTCGGACCACCCGACGGACGACCCCCTACGGACCTGGCGCCGCCTCGCCGGCACCTCCGTCCTGCTCGACGGCTTCCACGCCCTCAAGCACGCCGTGCGCTTCGGCGCCGAGGTCCCGGTGGCGGTCACCGCCGACCGCACGGCGGCGCTGGCCCTCGCCGACGATCTGGCACCGGACGTACGGGACCGGCTCGCGCACCTCCTTCGGGAGGTCCCGGAGGAGACGTACCGCGGCCTTGTGCCGCGTCCGCACCCCACCGCGGTCGCCGCCCTGGCCGTACGCCGCTCGCGCGCGACCAACCTGGCGGCCCTTGCCCACACCCCGCGCACGGCCCCCATAGTCGTCCTCGACAACCCGCGGAACCTGGGCAACGCGGGGGCCGTGATCCGGCTGGCCGCCGGTTTCGGCGCGACCGGGGTGGTCACCACGGGCACCTTGGACCCCTGGCATCCCACGGTCGTGCGCGGCGGGGCGGGCCTGCACTTCGCGACGGCCGTGGAGCGCCTGGAGGTGGCGGAGCTGCCCCCGGGCCCGCTCTTCGCGCTCGACCCCGAGGGCGACGACATCCGGGGCATGAAGCTCCCGGACGACGCCGTCCTGGCCTTCGGCTCCGAACGCAGTGGCCTCTCCACGGAACTCCGCGCCCGGGCCGACCACTTGCTGTCCCTCCCGATGCGCCCCCAGGTGTCCAGCTACAACCTGGCGACGAGCGTGGCGATGACGCTGTACCACTGGAGTTCCGGTGCCTTCTGA
- a CDS encoding HTTM domain-containing protein: MGRLASAIGNGITRVTDRALGPYQSAIIRIGFSATWLLFLLREFPHRRELYGPDGPWSWDLAQQLIANNDAFTVLMWSDSMVWFEIVYAVAILSTFLLLLGWRTRAASVLFMVGVLSLQNRSVFMGDGGDNVLHLMAIYLVFVRCAQVWSLDARRARRKRERLERDGSAPEDRVGPALWCVLGFALLVATFGGLVPGGLFGGWLTFFWGLWAVHGLWWAVGRVQSDVKPRVLLDIVGNLVHNAALVVIMAEACLIYAAAGWYKVQGSRWQDGTAAYYPFHLDYFSPWAALSDLMSSSGTMVMLVTYGTVIVQVAFPFTLFNRRVKNVLLAVMMTEHAVIAVVLGLPFFSLAMIAADAVFLPTPFLKRLGGLVTRGRDRVVRRVLPGRGRKLPGPSEPQQPPLPREKGPTEQAHVGFTA, translated from the coding sequence ATGGGGCGTCTCGCCTCCGCGATAGGCAACGGGATCACCCGGGTCACGGATCGCGCGCTGGGGCCGTACCAGAGCGCGATCATCCGTATCGGCTTCTCCGCGACCTGGCTGCTGTTCCTGCTGCGCGAGTTCCCGCACCGCCGCGAGCTGTACGGCCCCGACGGGCCCTGGAGCTGGGACCTGGCCCAGCAGCTGATCGCGAACAACGACGCCTTCACGGTGCTGATGTGGTCCGACAGCATGGTGTGGTTCGAGATCGTCTATGCCGTCGCCATCCTGTCGACTTTTCTGCTGCTGCTCGGCTGGCGCACCCGTGCCGCGAGTGTGCTCTTCATGGTCGGGGTTCTCTCGCTGCAGAACCGCAGCGTCTTCATGGGTGACGGCGGCGACAACGTCCTCCACCTCATGGCGATCTACCTCGTGTTCGTCCGCTGCGCCCAGGTCTGGTCGCTGGACGCACGGCGCGCACGGCGCAAGCGCGAGCGCCTGGAGAGGGACGGCAGCGCGCCGGAGGACCGGGTCGGCCCGGCCCTGTGGTGCGTGCTCGGGTTCGCGCTGCTGGTGGCGACGTTCGGCGGTCTGGTTCCCGGCGGCCTGTTCGGTGGCTGGCTGACGTTCTTCTGGGGGCTGTGGGCGGTGCACGGCCTGTGGTGGGCCGTCGGCCGCGTCCAGTCGGACGTCAAGCCGCGTGTGCTGCTCGACATCGTCGGCAATCTCGTGCACAACGCCGCGCTGGTCGTGATCATGGCCGAGGCGTGTCTGATCTACGCGGCCGCCGGCTGGTACAAGGTCCAGGGCTCGCGCTGGCAGGACGGCACGGCCGCGTACTACCCGTTCCACCTGGACTACTTCTCGCCCTGGGCCGCGCTCTCCGACCTGATGTCGTCCAGCGGCACGATGGTGATGCTGGTGACGTACGGGACGGTGATCGTGCAGGTCGCCTTCCCGTTCACACTGTTCAACCGGCGCGTCAAGAACGTCCTGCTGGCGGTCATGATGACCGAGCACGCCGTGATCGCCGTGGTGCTGGGCCTGCCGTTCTTCTCGCTCGCGATGATCGCCGCTGACGCCGTCTTCCTGCCGACGCCCTTCCTGAAGCGCCTGGGCGGCCTCGTGACCCGCGGGCGTGACCGCGTCGTACGGCGTGTGCTGCCGGGGCGTGGCCGTAAGCTGCCGGGCCCGAGCGAGCCGCAGCAGCCACCGCTCCCGCGGGAGAAGGGGCCGACCGAGCAGGCGCACGTAGGCTTCACTGCATGA
- a CDS encoding DUF5819 family protein, translated as MDAHDEGSNARRGPDEPECSASASPTDEASAGEGSVGEGSGEQAPASDTPAEPRPQREHIPEPAQRATGIAALTLPYQIVVALVLAVVGVAACAHLGMVFLHITPSNTLTKQHGRAVDEWVYPEFEQNWKLFAPNPLQQNISVQARAEVRTADGEVRETGWYDLSALDGAAIDRNPAPSHTQQNELRRAWDFYVATHDGEHRATSSRGGLSERYVRRIVVMRLDREQAGGPGGVIERIQLRSRTTNVPSPEWSEEKVSDKPVVRELPWWSVTDNDRTDAAANADGAGPAVTGRTEASAE; from the coding sequence ATGGACGCGCACGACGAGGGCTCGAACGCGCGGCGGGGGCCGGACGAGCCAGAGTGCTCCGCCTCCGCGAGCCCCACCGATGAGGCTTCCGCCGGCGAAGGTTCCGTCGGCGAAGGTTCCGGCGAGCAGGCTCCAGCCTCGGACACCCCCGCGGAGCCGCGACCGCAGCGGGAGCACATACCCGAACCGGCACAGCGGGCCACCGGTATCGCCGCGCTCACTCTCCCGTACCAGATCGTCGTGGCGTTGGTGCTCGCGGTTGTGGGGGTGGCGGCGTGTGCGCATCTCGGGATGGTGTTTCTGCACATCACGCCCTCGAACACGCTGACGAAGCAGCATGGCCGGGCGGTGGACGAGTGGGTGTACCCGGAGTTCGAGCAGAACTGGAAGCTGTTCGCGCCGAACCCGTTGCAGCAGAACATCTCGGTGCAGGCCCGCGCCGAGGTCCGCACCGCGGACGGCGAGGTGCGCGAGACCGGCTGGTACGACCTGTCGGCGTTGGACGGCGCCGCGATCGACCGCAATCCGGCGCCGAGCCACACCCAGCAGAACGAGCTGCGCCGGGCCTGGGACTTCTACGTCGCCACGCATGACGGCGAGCACCGCGCCACGAGCTCACGCGGAGGCCTTTCCGAGCGCTATGTGCGCCGCATCGTGGTGATGCGCCTCGACCGCGAGCAGGCCGGCGGCCCTGGCGGTGTGATCGAGCGGATCCAGCTCCGGTCCCGTACCACCAATGTGCCGTCGCCCGAGTGGAGCGAGGAAAAGGTGTCCGACAAGCCCGTCGTCCGAGAGCTGCCCTGGTGGTCGGTGACCGACAACGACCGGACGGACGCCGCCGCCAACGCGGACGGCGCCGGCCCGGCCGTCACGGGTCGGACGGAGGCGAGCGCCGAATGA
- a CDS encoding acyl-CoA dehydrogenase family protein: protein MDFTFTEEQQAAAEAARAVFAGVAPDGVPSPSLVPGAVADDFDRALWAKLADADLLSLLLDPSYGGSGLDAIALCLVLRESAKVLARGPLLESTAAAVAVQAYGSEELKAELLARIGRGEVVLTVAAHGRTGHDPAELAVTARREGDGVWVLDGIQTAVPWAHNADFVVVPATVAPESPAPGVSAGGSEQDAAAVADGRVVLALVPRVHEGVALAEQVSTAGERLAELRLESARIAARNVLDAEGAWERLRQLLTTGTCALALGLGESVLGMTSEYAGKREQFGFPIASFQAVAVQAADRFIDLRAMEATLWQAAWRISSGAGGSLPAAGDVAVAKIWASEGVRRVVQTAQHLHGGFGADVDYPLHRYHAWAKHLELSLGPAAAHEEALGDLLAAHPLG, encoded by the coding sequence GTGGACTTCACCTTCACCGAGGAGCAGCAGGCGGCGGCCGAGGCGGCGAGGGCGGTGTTCGCCGGGGTCGCGCCGGACGGGGTGCCGAGCCCGTCGCTCGTGCCGGGGGCCGTGGCCGACGACTTCGACCGGGCACTGTGGGCGAAGCTCGCCGACGCGGACCTGCTCAGCCTGCTGCTGGACCCCTCGTACGGGGGGTCGGGACTCGATGCGATCGCGCTGTGCCTGGTGCTGCGCGAGTCGGCGAAGGTGCTGGCCAGGGGGCCGTTGCTGGAGAGCACCGCGGCCGCGGTGGCCGTACAGGCGTACGGGAGCGAGGAGTTGAAGGCGGAACTGCTCGCGCGCATCGGCCGAGGCGAAGTCGTCCTGACCGTGGCCGCGCACGGCCGCACCGGCCACGACCCGGCCGAACTCGCCGTGACCGCACGGCGGGAGGGCGACGGCGTCTGGGTCCTGGACGGCATACAGACGGCGGTGCCATGGGCGCACAACGCGGACTTCGTCGTCGTACCCGCGACGGTCGCACCGGAGTCGCCCGCGCCCGGTGTGTCCGCCGGTGGATCCGAGCAGGACGCGGCCGCTGTCGCCGACGGCCGGGTCGTGCTCGCGCTCGTTCCCCGTGTCCATGAGGGGGTGGCGCTCGCCGAGCAGGTGTCCACCGCCGGTGAACGGCTGGCCGAGCTGCGGCTGGAGTCGGCACGGATCGCCGCGCGGAACGTCCTCGACGCGGAGGGCGCGTGGGAGCGGCTACGGCAGCTGCTGACTACCGGCACGTGCGCGCTGGCGCTCGGGCTGGGCGAGAGCGTACTGGGTATGACCAGCGAATACGCCGGCAAACGGGAGCAGTTCGGGTTCCCGATCGCCTCGTTCCAAGCCGTCGCCGTACAGGCCGCCGACCGCTTCATCGACCTGCGCGCGATGGAGGCGACGCTGTGGCAGGCCGCCTGGCGGATCAGTTCCGGGGCGGGGGGTTCGCTACCCGCGGCGGGGGATGTCGCCGTGGCCAAGATCTGGGCCTCGGAGGGGGTACGACGGGTCGTGCAGACCGCACAACATCTGCACGGGGGCTTCGGCGCCGACGTCGACTATCCCCTGCACCGCTACCACGCCTGGGCCAAGCACCTCGAACTGTCTCTCGGCCCCGCAGCGGCCCACGAGGAGGCACTGGGAGACCTGCTGGCGGCACACCCGCTGGGCTGA
- a CDS encoding rhodanese-like domain-containing protein, translated as MPTVEVADLKDSDFLLDVREDDEWQAGHAEGALHIPISEFVARYGEFTEAAPQDGRVHVICRSGGRSAQVAMYLVQQGIDAVNVDGGMQVWAAAGRPVVDDKGGAGFVL; from the coding sequence GTGCCCACGGTCGAGGTCGCGGACCTCAAGGACAGCGACTTTCTGCTGGACGTCCGAGAGGACGACGAGTGGCAGGCGGGTCATGCCGAAGGGGCACTGCACATCCCCATCAGCGAGTTCGTGGCGCGCTACGGCGAGTTCACCGAGGCGGCACCGCAGGATGGCAGGGTTCATGTGATCTGCCGCTCGGGCGGGCGCTCGGCGCAGGTCGCCATGTACCTCGTCCAGCAGGGCATCGACGCCGTGAACGTGGACGGCGGCATGCAGGTCTGGGCAGCCGCCGGCCGTCCGGTGGTCGACGACAAGGGCGGGGCGGGGTTCGTTCTCTAG
- a CDS encoding J domain-containing protein, whose translation MTTPEAEQTPSESPTEPAAPVGGAEPAEGTASAEGEASATGDVSADDAASAESAGPERPEERLEQAVRAAEQALIEYEIAVETFRVEVENFSRLHHQKLGPMYAQLDELDARIAEAKAARTGDPEDLRKAQEARARVMPMPGVEELFHGWMDSEGLFPEAAAMLTDQPVRPPERVRPSDEARRLYRELVRKAHPDLAPDDKERERRDEFISRVNAAYGRGDEVLLRELSEEWAAGPVPEERRPSRAEELYARLEWLAQRKELLALVARELEEGAIGSMLRLAPDDPDRLLEEIADQLLAEVEQREAELAGLLGEDGE comes from the coding sequence GTGACGACCCCGGAAGCCGAGCAGACACCGTCCGAGAGCCCCACCGAGCCCGCAGCTCCCGTCGGGGGCGCGGAGCCTGCCGAGGGCACGGCGTCAGCCGAAGGTGAAGCGTCAGCCACAGGTGACGTGTCCGCTGACGATGCGGCATCCGCTGAGAGCGCGGGGCCGGAGCGTCCCGAGGAGCGGCTGGAGCAGGCCGTACGGGCGGCCGAGCAGGCACTGATCGAGTATGAGATCGCCGTGGAGACCTTCCGGGTCGAGGTGGAGAACTTCTCCCGGCTGCACCACCAGAAGCTCGGCCCCATGTACGCCCAGCTCGATGAACTGGACGCCCGGATCGCCGAGGCCAAGGCGGCGCGCACCGGCGACCCCGAAGACCTGCGCAAGGCGCAGGAGGCCCGGGCCCGGGTCATGCCCATGCCGGGCGTGGAGGAGCTGTTCCACGGCTGGATGGACTCGGAAGGCCTGTTCCCCGAGGCCGCCGCCATGCTCACCGACCAGCCCGTACGCCCCCCGGAGCGGGTGCGCCCGAGCGACGAGGCCCGCAGGCTCTACCGCGAGCTGGTCCGCAAGGCCCACCCCGACCTGGCGCCTGACGACAAGGAGCGGGAGCGGCGGGACGAGTTCATATCCCGCGTCAACGCCGCGTACGGCCGTGGTGACGAGGTACTGCTGCGGGAGCTGTCCGAGGAGTGGGCGGCGGGGCCCGTACCGGAGGAGCGCAGGCCGAGCCGCGCCGAGGAGCTGTACGCCCGCCTCGAATGGCTCGCCCAGCGCAAGGAACTCCTCGCCCTCGTCGCCCGCGAGCTGGAGGAGGGGGCCATCGGCTCGATGCTCCGCCTCGCCCCGGACGACCCCGACCGCCTCCTCGAGGAGATCGCCGACCAGTTGCTGGCGGAGGTCGAACAGCGTGAGGCGGAGCTGGCGGGGCTTCTCGGCGAGGACGGGGAGTAG
- a CDS encoding DUF2252 domain-containing protein encodes MTEAGTTTAGPVAEAVSAESRGTEAEATGARSGGARVPGVPGFARWPSQGSPKDEGKALRTRVPRSAHADLVLTTDRPDAVAAVEESNRGRIPGLTPIRVGRMAATPFAFLRGSAGLMAHDLARTPMTGIGTQICGDAHAANFGLYGDARGGLVIDLNDFDETVHGPWEWDLKRLAASLVLAGRQAGADEDMCRKAAYDATGAYRRTMRLLAKLPALDAWNAIADEELVSHTDAHDLLGTLDRVSEKARANTSGRFAAKATQPVEGGGRRFVDAPPVLRRVDDEEAAAVATSLAQYLTTLSEDRHPLLARYAVHDVAFRVVGTGSVGTRSYVVLLLDHRGEPLVLQVKEARASVLEPHLATVGFDVPGVDHEGRRVVLGQKRMQVVSDILLGWTTVDGLPFQVRQFRNRKGSVDPAALAADQIDDYGRMTGALLARAHAHSADPRLIAGYCGKSDELDEAIATFATTYADRTEADHADLVEAVRAGRIAAEMGV; translated from the coding sequence GTGACGGAGGCCGGTACGACGACGGCGGGGCCGGTGGCCGAAGCGGTATCGGCGGAATCCCGGGGAACCGAGGCGGAGGCGACGGGGGCGCGGTCTGGCGGCGCGCGCGTGCCGGGGGTGCCGGGGTTCGCCCGGTGGCCCTCGCAGGGGTCACCCAAGGACGAGGGCAAGGCGTTGCGCACGCGGGTGCCCCGCAGCGCGCACGCGGACCTCGTGCTCACCACCGACCGGCCGGACGCGGTGGCCGCCGTGGAGGAGTCCAACCGCGGCCGGATCCCCGGCCTCACCCCGATACGGGTCGGACGCATGGCGGCCACCCCCTTCGCGTTCCTGCGCGGCTCGGCCGGCCTCATGGCCCACGATCTCGCGCGTACGCCCATGACCGGCATCGGCACCCAGATCTGCGGCGACGCCCACGCGGCCAACTTCGGCCTGTACGGGGACGCCCGCGGCGGCCTGGTCATCGACCTCAACGACTTCGACGAGACCGTGCACGGCCCCTGGGAGTGGGACCTCAAGCGCCTCGCCGCCTCGTTGGTGCTCGCCGGCCGTCAGGCGGGCGCCGACGAGGACATGTGCCGCAAGGCGGCGTACGACGCGACGGGCGCCTACCGGCGCACGATGCGGCTCCTCGCCAAGCTCCCGGCACTCGACGCGTGGAACGCCATCGCGGACGAGGAACTGGTCTCCCACACCGACGCCCATGATCTGCTGGGCACGCTGGATCGGGTCTCGGAGAAGGCACGCGCCAACACGAGCGGCCGTTTCGCGGCCAAGGCGACCCAGCCGGTGGAGGGCGGCGGCCGCCGCTTCGTGGACGCCCCGCCGGTGCTGCGCCGGGTCGACGACGAGGAGGCCGCGGCGGTGGCCACCTCCCTCGCGCAGTACCTGACCACGCTCTCCGAGGACCGCCACCCGCTGCTCGCCCGATACGCCGTGCACGACGTGGCGTTCCGCGTGGTCGGCACCGGCAGCGTCGGCACCCGCTCGTACGTCGTCCTGCTCCTGGACCACCGCGGCGAACCCCTCGTCCTCCAGGTGAAGGAGGCCCGCGCTTCGGTGCTCGAACCGCACCTGGCGACCGTCGGCTTCGACGTGCCGGGGGTGGACCACGAGGGACGCCGTGTGGTCCTCGGCCAGAAGCGCATGCAGGTCGTCAGCGACATACTGCTGGGCTGGACCACGGTCGACGGACTCCCCTTCCAGGTGCGCCAGTTCCGCAACCGCAAGGGCAGCGTCGACCCCGCGGCCCTGGCCGCCGACCAGATCGACGACTACGGCCGCATGACCGGCGCCCTCCTCGCCCGCGCCCACGCCCACAGCGCCGACCCTCGCCTCATCGCCGGCTACTGCGGCAAGAGCGACGAACTCGACGAGGCCATAGCCACGTTCGCCACGACCTACGCGGACCGCACGGAAGCGGACCACGCGGATCTGGTGGAGGCGGTGCGGGCGGGGCGGATCGCGGCGGAGATGGGGGTCTGA
- a CDS encoding winged helix-turn-helix transcriptional regulator: MAEQQDIHGAGPCQQVDDGITRVFALLGKRWTGLIVAVLMPHPAHFVDLRRAIPGISERMLSDRLTELGAAGLVVREVDEGPPLRVIYRLTEAGAALEPAMLELKNWATAHLPQSWPCAGAARE, from the coding sequence ATGGCGGAGCAGCAGGACATCCATGGCGCCGGACCGTGCCAGCAGGTCGACGACGGCATCACCCGGGTGTTCGCTCTGCTCGGGAAGCGCTGGACGGGCCTGATCGTGGCTGTACTCATGCCGCACCCCGCCCACTTCGTCGACCTGCGCAGGGCGATCCCCGGCATCAGCGAGCGCATGCTCTCCGACCGGCTCACCGAACTCGGCGCGGCCGGCCTGGTGGTGCGCGAGGTCGACGAGGGCCCACCCCTGCGCGTCATCTACCGGCTCACCGAGGCCGGGGCCGCGCTGGAACCGGCGATGCTGGAACTCAAGAACTGGGCCACGGCCCATCTGCCGCAGAGCTGGCCGTGCGCGGGGGCGGCGCGGGAGTAG
- a CDS encoding FMN-dependent NADH-azoreductase, with translation MATLLHLDSSVFPTGASTSRAVTETFRKAWEAQHPDGTVIYRDLHADPVPHISADAHTAGFADPATHTAEQAAAFAEREKLIAELEQADAILIGAPMYNFSIPSTLKAWLDNVVLIGRTAMNEDSKTKGTPVTVVASRGGSYAPGTPREPLEYVQNYLTAILSEALGLEVEFIVPELTMAPHNPAMSELIPLSEASRAKALDDAVVMAKRLAERLAA, from the coding sequence ATGGCCACCCTCCTGCACCTGGACTCGTCCGTGTTCCCCACCGGCGCCTCGACGTCGCGCGCGGTGACGGAGACCTTCCGCAAGGCCTGGGAGGCACAGCACCCGGACGGCACGGTGATCTATCGCGACCTGCACGCCGATCCCGTGCCGCACATCAGCGCCGACGCGCACACCGCCGGCTTCGCCGACCCTGCCACGCACACCGCCGAGCAGGCCGCAGCCTTCGCCGAGCGCGAGAAGCTCATCGCGGAGCTGGAGCAGGCGGACGCGATCCTGATCGGCGCGCCCATGTACAACTTCTCGATCCCCTCGACCCTCAAGGCGTGGCTGGACAACGTGGTCCTCATCGGCCGCACCGCCATGAACGAGGACTCGAAGACGAAGGGCACCCCGGTCACGGTCGTCGCCAGCCGCGGCGGCTCCTACGCGCCGGGAACGCCGCGCGAGCCGCTGGAGTACGTGCAGAACTACCTGACGGCGATCCTCTCCGAAGCCCTCGGCCTGGAGGTCGAGTTCATCGTCCCGGAGCTCACGATGGCCCCGCACAACCCCGCGATGAGCGAGCTGATCCCGCTCTCGGAGGCCTCCCGCGCCAAGGCTCTCGACGACGCGGTCGTCATGGCCAAGAGGCTGGCGGAGCGCCTCGCCGCATAG